TTAACTTTTGCAAAAAAGTCTACCACATAGAAACAAAAGAAGAATTAAAAAAAGATTGGTTTGAAGGTATTGAAAATGTAGGCATCACAGCAGGTGCGAGTACACCAAACTGGCTTATAGAAGACGTCATAAAAGCCATAGAAGAAATTGAATATGATATACGTTGATTTTTTTAAAGATTTAGGAAAAAAAATACAACAATTAAATAAATTTTTTGGTGAAAAAATAGCAAGCTTTGAGTTTGAAGAAAATCCCTTTGGTGATGTAAGTGTGTATATTGACAAAAAAGCTCAGGAAATCGTTGTCGAATCAATAATAAAAGAATCAATAAAATGCACATTACTTAGTGAAGAAAGTGGATTTTTAGATTTTGGACAAAAGTACCCATTATTTATAGTTGATCCAATAGATGGAAGTCTAAATGCCAAAAGGGGTATACCATACAGCGCTTTTTCTATTGCTTATTCTACATCAGATTCAAGCGACTTCATAAATGAAGCGTATGTTTTAAATCTATCAACATCAGATGAGTTTTTTGCTTCTAAATCTAATGGTGCTTATTTAAACGGTAAACAAATAAAAAAACTCTCATTAAAAAATTACATTGCAGCAATCGAAGGGATAAAGCGACAAACTAATTTAGATGATTTAAAAAAAATCTATAAAAGCTTTTATCGTGTAAGATCAATGGGCAGTGTGGCACTAGATTTGTGTTATTTAGCCTGTGGCAGGATAGATGTTTTTTTTCATATTCAGCCTTCCAGAATCATAGATTTTGCAGCTGCAAAA
The sequence above is drawn from the Desulfurella sp. genome and encodes:
- a CDS encoding inositol monophosphatase family protein, with translation MIYVDFFKDLGKKIQQLNKFFGEKIASFEFEENPFGDVSVYIDKKAQEIVVESIIKESIKCTLLSEESGFLDFGQKYPLFIVDPIDGSLNAKRGIPYSAFSIAYSTSDSSDFINEAYVLNLSTSDEFFASKSNGAYLNGKQIKKLSLKNYIAAIEGIKRQTNLDDLKKIYKSFYRVRSMGSVALDLCYLACGRIDVFFHIQPSRIIDFAAAKLIVEESGGVLLEFESKNLYNVPIDQEKHKPFWAVAELTNIDEFYNKVFMEESK